Proteins encoded within one genomic window of Humulus lupulus chromosome 1, drHumLupu1.1, whole genome shotgun sequence:
- the LOC133807146 gene encoding cysteine desulfurase, mitochondrial, producing the protein MASKLIASNFRQTLKRTTSIFSHSRSNSTAASAALASPAEPYGETDGVTMKGVKIAGRPLYLDMQATSPVDPRVLDAMLPFYVSQYGNPHSRTHMYGWEADEAVETARAQVADLIGASPKEIVFTSGATECNNISVKGVMHFYKEKKRHVITTQTEHKCVLDSCRHLQQEGFDVTYLPVGSDGLVDLEKLRSSIRPDTGLISVMAVNNEIGVIQPMEEIGQLCKEFNIPFHTDAAQALGKIPVSVDKWNVSLMSLSGHKVYGPKGVGALYMRRRPRIRVEPQMNGGGQERGIRSGTVPTPLVVGMGAACELAKKEMEYDEKRITALQDRMLNGIRAKLEGVVVNGSMDRRYAGNLNLSFAYVEGESLLMGLKEVAVSSGSACTSASLEPSYVLRALGVDEDMAHTSIRFGIGRFTTEAEIDHAVELTVHQVEKLREMSPLYEMVKEGINIKDIQWSQH; encoded by the coding sequence ATGGCTTCGAAGCTAATCGCTTCAAATTTCCGCCAAACCCTAAAGAGAACCACTTCAATCTTCTCTCATTCTCGGTCCAATTCAACCGCCGCGTCCGCTGCCTTAGCTTCTCCGGCGGAACCCTATGGGGAAACTGATGGGGTTACCATGAAAGGAGTGAAAATCGCCGGAAGGCCGCTTTACCTCGATATGCAGGCCACGTCTCCGGTCGATCCTAGGGTTCTCGATGCCATGTTGCCGTTTTATGTGTCGCAGTACGGAAACCCTCATTCCAGGACTCATATGTACGGATGGGAAGCGGACGAGGCGGTGGAGACCGCGCGAGCCCAGGTGGCGGATCTCATTGGCGCTTCGCCGAAGGAGATTGTTTTCACCTCCGGTGCTACTGAGTGCAACAATATATCTGTCAAGGGCGTCATGCACTTCTACAAGGAGAAGAAGCGTCATGTTATCACCACCCAGACTGAGCACAAGTGCGTTCTTGACTCCTGCCGTCATCTACAGCAAGAGGGTTTCGATGTCACTTACCTTCCAGTGGGTTCTGATGGCCTTGTCGACCTGGAGAAGCTCAGATCTTCAATTCGACCCGATACGGGTCTGATTTCGGTCATGGCGGTCAACAACGAGATAGGAGTGATTCAGCCCATGGAAGAAATCGGCCAACTCTGTAAGGAATTCAATATCCCTTTTCATACTGATGCAGCTCAGGCCTTAGGTAAAATTCCCGTTAGTGTTGATAAGTGGAATGTGAGTTTAATGTCTTTAAGTGGGCATAAGGTTTATGGACCCAAAGGAGTTGGGGCATTGTATATGAGACGACGACCAAGAATTAGGGTCGAACCGCAAATGAACGGTGGTGGCCAGGAGAGAGGAATTCGAAGTGGCACCGTTCCCACCCCTCTGGTTGTGGGGATGGGGGCTGCTTGTGAGCTTGCTAAGAAGGAGATGGAGTATGATGAGAAGAGAATTACTGCTTTACAGGACCGAATGCTTAATGGAATTAGAGCAAAACTTGAAGGGGTTGTAGTGAATGGAAGTATGGATAGGCGGTATGCTGGCAATTTGAACTTGTCATTTGCCTACGTTGAAGGGGAGAGCTTGCTTATGGGGTTGAAGGAGGTGGCTGTGTCGAGTGGGAGTGCTTGTACTAGTGCGAGTTTGGAGCCATCGTATGTGTTGAGAGCTTTAGGTGTGGACGAAGACATGGCTCATACCTCCATCAGGTTTGGGATTGGAAGGTTCACAACAGAGGCAGAGATTGATCATGCAGTAGAACTTACTGTGCACCAGGTGGAGAAGTTGAGGGAAATGAGTCCACTTTATGAAATGGTCAAGGAAGGTATCAACATCAAGGACATTCAATGGTCACAGCATTGA
- the LOC133807137 gene encoding uncharacterized protein LOC133807137 → MFKHSPRRNLRSRGVKVKHAVQLLLLLGVCVWLAYQLKQSNNKRSQLTVNTRTGSEILKLGRKDPNPQVEEPVVKDVRHKEEDEEEHKSEENENEGKEGGEDEVTERHGDSVDTQNENEESKNNVDEETESEERKEKENKESENENNEDGDRNEKQSENEESEDNKTEDTTEKEKEKKENAEEGQEDNKEDREESKETEENEKKIEDTVSSDDQVQDGVDKNNEAREENYKGDDASSAVAHETQNTTTENEQRGPEDSEEVKQFENKEKQDDEKENDTKSGVDVNQNDSGSNVSETEKTESNDTNTKTTKESGKESDHADTGNGSYHDSTVVSFEQHQMDNNTEENHGSSQQNGTDTTQHPGEKAENTNTTGDESTQQNVVPEQTEKSEPAGNENQDSGETSNSTVENENSAKGEFTDTSGASQQSATSENFEVVQKLESDSNSGSEGTQENVLMLKTNDNDGSSNKDNNADASKNDRQQNTNDNSDKNTDAGENENKNYIQQKTDGNSDRNASAGQNENKNVVQQNVNDDSNAEKNADSNQNANENGDQNNANGKEGAGQGEQTDAKKETKAAPNTDNNADSNQNANGNGDHSNTNANEGAGQGEQADAQKENEATPNTDNNSDSSQNANGNGEQSKTNANEVAGQGGQTDAQKENEATPNTDNNSDSSQNANGNGEQSKTNANEVAGQGGQTDAQKENEATPNTDNNSDTNQNANGNEEQSNTIANEGTGQGEQTDAQKENEATPNTNNNADSSQNANENGDQNNTNGNEDQSNTNSNGGAGVGEQTEVQKENEETSNANDNSNTGQDEQPVNALDSTVSQDEKDARTDLGTLPESIDKSNTAAE, encoded by the coding sequence ATGTTCAAGCATTCCCCTCGCCGGAATCTGAGATCCCGAGGTGTCAAAGTGAAGCATGCTGTTCAACTGCTTCTATTGCTTGGCGTGTGCGTTTGGCTAGCCTATCAATTGAAGCAGTCCAATAACAAGAGATCACAACTAACTGTAAACACAAGGACAGGCAGTGAAATTCTCAAGCTGGGGAGAAAAGATCCCAATCCTCAAGTGGAGGAACCTGTTGTTAAAGATGTGAGGCACAAGGAGGAGGATGAAGAAGAGCACAAGTCTGAAGAGAATGAAAATGAAGGAAAAGAAGGTGGTGAAGATGAGGTAACTGAGCGTCATGGTGATTCGGTAGATACACAGAATGAGAATGAAGAGAGCAAAAACAATGTTGATGAAGAGACAGAGAGtgaagagagaaaagagaaggaaaataaaGAGAGTGAAAATGAAAACAATGAAGACGGGGACAGAAATGAAAAGCAAAGTGAGAATGAGGAAAGTGAGGACAACAAGACTGAGGATACCacagagaaagagaaagaaaagaaggaaaatgcAGAAGAAGGTCAAGAGGATAATAAAGAAGATAGAGAAGAGAGCAAGGAGACAGAAGAGAATGAAAAGAAGATTGAGGACACAGTTTCGAGTGATGATCAGGTTCAAGATGGGGTTGATAAAAATAATGAGGCGAGAGAAGAAAATTACAAGGGAGATGATGCTTCCAGTGCTGTAGCTCATGAAACTCAGAATACAACAACTGAAAATGAACAACGTGGTCCGGAAGACTCTGAAGAGGTAAAGCAATTTGAAAACAAAGAAAAGCAGGATGATGAGAAGGAGAATGATACAAAGAGTGGAGTTGATGTCAACCAAAACGACTCAGGTTCAAATGTCTCGGAAACTGAAAAGACTGAAAGCAATGATACTAACACTAAAACCACCAAAGAGAGTGGAAAGGAGAGTGATCATGCAGATACTGGAAATGGATCTTATCATGATTCAACAGTAGTTTCATTTGAACAGCACCAAATGGATAATAACACTGAAGAAAATCATGGTTCCTCGCAGCAGAATGGGACAGATACAACTCAACATCCAGGTGAGAAAGCAGAGAATACTAATACTACAGGTGATGAGTCTACCCAGCAAAATGTTGTACCAGAGCAAACTGAAAAGTCAGAACCAGCTGGCAATGAGAATCAAGATTCTGGGGAGACATCTAATTCAACAGTAGAGAATGAAAATTCTGCTAAAGGAGAGTTCACAGATACATCTGGAGCTTCTCAACAGTCAGCGACGAGTGAAAATTTTGAAGTTGTTCAGAAGCTAGAATCCGACAGCAACTCTGGATCTGAGGGAACACAAGAAAATGTGCTGATGCTGAAGACTAATGATAATGATGGATCCTCAAATAAAGATAACAATGCTGATGCAAGCAAGAATGACAGACAGCAGAACACAAATGATAATTCCGATAAGAACACTGATGCAGGCGAGAATGAGAACAAGAACTACATACAGCAGAAGACAGATGGCAATTCAGATCGCAATGCTAGTGCAGGCCAGAATGAGAACAAAAATGTTGTTCAGCAGAATGTAAATGATGATTCAAATGCAGAAAAAAATGCTGATTCCAATCAGAATGCTAATGAGAATGGTGACCAAAACAATGCAAATGGCAAAGAAGGTGCAGGCCAAGGAGAACAAACCGATGCCAAGAAGGAGACCAAAGCAGCACCAAACACAGACAACAACGCTGATTCCAACCAAAATGCAAATGGGAATGGAGACCATAGCAACACAAATGCTAATGAAGGTGCGGGCCAAGGAGAGCAGGCTGATGCCCAGAAGGAGAATGAAGCAACACCAAACACAGACAACAATTCTGATTCCAGCCAAAATGCAAATGGGAATGGAGAGCAGAGCAAGACAAATGCCAATGAAGTTGCTGGCCAAGGAGGGCAGACAGATGCCCAGAAGGAGAATGAAGCAACACCAAACACAGACAACAATTCTGATTCCAGCCAAAATGCAAATGGGAATGGAGAGCAGAGCAAGACAAATGCCAATGAAGTTGCTGGCCAAGGAGGGCAGACAGATGCCCAGAAGGAGAATGAAGCAACACCAAACACAGACAACAATTCTGATACCAACCAAAATGCAAATGGGAATGAAGAGCAGAGCAACACAATTGCCAATGAAGGTACTGGCCAAGGAGAGCAGACAGATGCCCAGAAGGAGAATGAAGCAACACCAAACACAAACAACAATGCTGATTCTAGTCAAAATGCAAATGAGAATGGAGACCAGAACAACACCAATGGCAATGAAGACCAGAGCAATACAAATAGCAATGGAGGCGCGGGAGTGGGAGAACAAACTGAAGTTCAGAAGGAGAATGAAGAAACCTCGAATGCAAATGATAACAGTAATACAGGCCAGGATGAGCAGCCAGTAAATGCTTTAGATTCTACTGTGTCTCAAGATGAGAAAGATGCGCGTACAGACTTGGGAACTCTACCAGAAAGCATAGACAAATCAAATACAGCTGCAGAGTAA